In Eleutherodactylus coqui strain aEleCoq1 chromosome 11, aEleCoq1.hap1, whole genome shotgun sequence, a single window of DNA contains:
- the LOC136582700 gene encoding uncharacterized protein, with protein MFPSARPHIMRLAHFLRRVAAPVSCLPPGGRGKLLCQHLPLDPRGPSFRQVSSVPAAMEDVLSKSVPPLPPYETKEKSPPPPEPQSLHFMHYYRSLEKGQRVALLGQLAADYGVDHSQVAELSTNESSLEKKKEADTLEENKNIKADDQQPEVVMDSVAEEVQAEYQQLHNLTLSLEELCVQYHASHQEILATYDRIHGLIQSLEDLNVPCNEEVDNKAVDDKNVNTRDLGKDGLENVESAKDIQRASCEIPGPSHISSGGVEYKTTVNTTEEIKDCSSKESSSSSSCLEETPEEIYVTMKSFHSGSSDDTSDSFSLEEETPQELYKSTKTFQSDSCHDEEHSTEDLCFEEANQEISGTVPLTLECFTFYQKLGKGAFGTVYLAKDIICNECVAIKVSDNRGTHQNSRLQPCYNACLQVDQKSV; from the exons ATGTTCCCCAGTGCTCGCCCTCATATCATGCGCTTGGCGCACTTCCTGAGACGTGTAGCGGCTCCTGTCAGCTGCCTCCCTCCAGGCGGGCGAGGAAAACTGCTGTGCCAGCACTTGCCCTTAGATCCTAGAGGTCCTTCCTTCAGGCAGGTCagctcagtgcctgctgccaTGGAAGACGTGCTCAGCAAGTCAGTGCCCCCTCTGCCACCTTATGAGACCAAGGAGAAAAGCCCCCCACCCCCTGAGCCGCAGAGCTTGCACTTCATGCACTACTACAGGTCCCTGGAGAAAGGGCAGAGGGTGGCACTGCTGGGGCAACTGGCTGCAGACTATGGGGTGGATCACAGCCAGGTGGCAGAGCTCAGCA caaATGAATCAtctttagagaaaaaaaaggaggcGGATACTCtggaagaaaacaaaaatatcaAGGCCGACGACCAGCAACCAGAAGTGGTGATGGACAGCGTTGCGGAGGAAGTACAAGCAGAATATCAACAACTTCACAACCTGACCCTCAGCCTGGAAGAACTGTGCGTCCAGTACCATGCCAGTCACCAGGAAATACTGGCAACGTACGATCGCATTCACGGCCTGATCCAGAGTTTAGAAGATCTGAATGTCCCATGCAATGAAGAAGTGGACAATAAAGCAGTAGACGATAAAAATGTAAACACCAGGGATTTAGGAAAGGATGGACTGGAGAACGTCGAGAGCGCCAAAGATATCCAAAGAGCCTCTTGTGAAATACCAGGGCCCAGTCACATCAGCAGCGGAG GAGTGGAATACAAGACAACAGTTAACACAACTGAAGAAATTAAAGACTGCAGCTCTAAGGAGTCCAGCAGTAGTAGCTCCTGTCTAGAAGAGACTCCAGAGGAGATCTACGTCACTATGAAGAGCTTTCATAGCGGCAGTAGTGACGACACGTCCGATTCCTTCTCTCTTGAAGAGGAGACACCACAGGAGCTCTACAAGTCTACCAAAACCTTTCAGAGTGACagctgccatgatgaggaacacagcactgaagatttgtgttttgaggAAGCCAACCAGGAAATATCTGGCACAGTTCCCCTAACACTAGAGTGCTTTACTTTCTATCAGAAACTAGGAAAAGGAGCCTTTGGAACAGTCTACTTGGCTAAAGATATCATCTGCAATGAATGCGTAGCCATTAAAGTGTCTGACAACAGAGGGACACATCAAAATAGCAGACTTCAGCCTTGCTATAATGCTTGCTTACAAGTGGACCAGAAGTCAGTGTAG